A window from Vulcanimicrobium alpinum encodes these proteins:
- a CDS encoding threo-3-hydroxy-L-aspartate ammonia-lyase, with protein MIGEVAHAASFDDVRRAAQRLRGTAHRTPVIASRTLDERTGGRVYLKAENFQRMGAFKFRGAYNRLAQLTPDQRAGGVVAFSSGNHAQGVALAAKLLEVPAAIVMPSDAPAAKLAATRGYGAEVVFYDRERMNRAELAASIANERGATLVPPYDDPAIIAGQGTVVLELIEDAGPLDVLFVCLGGGGLLAGSCLAACALSPGVRIYGVEPEAGDDWVRSWQGGRIVSIPVPKTIADGQQTQAPGELTWPIVRRLAEGIVTVSDDEIRDAMRFAFERLKLVVEPSGASALAALLAGRVDVRGARVGVTISGGNVDPATFAECIATR; from the coding sequence GTGATCGGCGAGGTCGCGCACGCCGCGTCGTTCGACGACGTGCGGCGCGCGGCGCAGCGCCTGCGCGGGACCGCCCACCGCACGCCGGTGATCGCGTCGCGCACTCTCGACGAACGGACCGGCGGCCGCGTGTATCTCAAAGCGGAAAACTTTCAGCGGATGGGCGCGTTCAAGTTCCGCGGCGCCTACAATCGCCTCGCGCAGCTCACGCCCGATCAGCGCGCGGGCGGCGTGGTCGCGTTCTCGAGCGGCAATCACGCGCAAGGCGTCGCGCTCGCGGCGAAACTGCTCGAGGTCCCGGCGGCGATCGTCATGCCGTCGGACGCGCCGGCCGCGAAGCTCGCGGCGACGCGGGGGTACGGCGCCGAGGTCGTGTTCTACGATCGCGAGCGGATGAATCGTGCCGAACTCGCCGCGTCGATCGCGAACGAACGCGGCGCGACGCTCGTCCCGCCGTACGACGATCCCGCGATCATCGCCGGCCAGGGAACCGTGGTGCTCGAACTGATCGAAGACGCGGGACCGCTCGACGTGCTCTTCGTGTGTTTGGGCGGCGGCGGACTACTGGCCGGTTCGTGTCTCGCCGCGTGCGCGCTCTCGCCGGGCGTGCGGATCTACGGCGTCGAGCCCGAAGCCGGTGACGACTGGGTGCGTTCGTGGCAGGGCGGCCGCATCGTCTCGATTCCGGTTCCCAAGACGATCGCCGACGGCCAGCAGACGCAGGCTCCGGGCGAGCTGACGTGGCCGATCGTCCGCCGGCTCGCCGAGGGGATCGTCACCGTCAGCGACGACGAAATTCGCGACGCGATGCGCTTCGCGTTCGAGCGGCTGAAGCTCGTCGTCGAGCCGAGCGGCGCGTCGGCGCTCGCCGCCCTGCTCGCCGGCCGCGTCGACGTGCGCGGCGCGCGGGTCGGCGTGACGATCAGCGGCGGCAACGTCGACCCGGCGACGTTCGCGGAGTGCATCGCGACCCGGTGA
- a CDS encoding peptide chain release factor 3, with protein sequence MDLREEVARRRTFAIISHPDAGKTTLTEKLLLYGGAIVTAGQVAARRRARAATSDWMELERERGISITSTVLQFPYRDHTMNLLDTPGHQDFGEDTYRTLLAADAAVMLIDAAKGVEPQTRKLFAICRARRIPLFTFINKMDRPSRDPLELLDELENVLGIGAYPMNWPLGNGETFRGVYDRASGDVHVFERTRHGAKRAPVTASDPRDPKIAALVDERTYREFLDQLDLLEGAGAAFERDAMLRGDVTPVFFGSAVTNFGVELFLDAFVTMGPPPAPRLDSAKHLVEPTDGRFSGFVFKIQANMDPRHRDRIAFLRVCSGKFERDMTVRNVRTGKDVRLTRAMKLFASDRESVDVAFAGDVVGLANPGVFAIGDTLAEGDGVRFEPIPAYEPEHFALVRSIDTASYKSFQKGIAQLREEGAIQVFYPFGQTRIEPILAAVGALQFEVVKYRLESEYNVKTAFQTLPYTTARRVAGDNPGAATLGSSARLVEDWDGKPIALFESEWGIGLVQQWNPGLRFEAFGARELAEVGA encoded by the coding sequence ATGGACCTGCGCGAGGAAGTCGCTCGCAGGCGGACGTTTGCGATCATCTCGCACCCCGACGCCGGCAAGACGACGCTGACCGAGAAACTGCTCCTGTACGGCGGGGCGATCGTCACCGCCGGTCAGGTGGCCGCCCGCCGGCGCGCCCGCGCGGCGACCTCCGATTGGATGGAGCTGGAACGCGAACGCGGGATCTCGATCACCTCGACGGTCCTGCAGTTCCCCTATCGCGACCACACGATGAACCTGCTCGACACCCCGGGCCACCAGGATTTCGGCGAAGACACGTACCGCACGCTGCTCGCCGCCGACGCCGCGGTGATGCTGATCGACGCCGCCAAAGGCGTCGAGCCGCAGACCCGCAAGCTATTTGCGATCTGCCGCGCGCGGCGCATCCCGCTCTTCACGTTCATCAACAAGATGGACCGGCCCAGCCGCGATCCGCTCGAACTCCTCGACGAACTCGAGAACGTGCTCGGGATCGGCGCCTATCCGATGAACTGGCCGCTCGGCAACGGCGAGACGTTCCGCGGTGTCTACGACCGCGCGTCGGGCGACGTGCACGTCTTCGAGCGCACCCGGCACGGTGCGAAGCGCGCGCCGGTCACCGCTTCCGATCCGCGCGACCCGAAGATCGCCGCGCTCGTCGACGAACGCACGTATCGCGAGTTCCTCGATCAGCTCGACCTGCTCGAAGGCGCGGGCGCGGCGTTCGAGCGCGATGCGATGCTGCGCGGCGACGTCACGCCGGTGTTCTTCGGAAGCGCCGTGACCAACTTCGGCGTCGAGCTCTTCCTCGACGCGTTCGTGACGATGGGGCCGCCGCCCGCGCCCCGGCTCGACAGCGCGAAGCACCTCGTCGAGCCGACCGACGGCAGGTTCAGCGGCTTCGTCTTCAAGATCCAGGCCAACATGGACCCGCGCCATCGCGACCGCATCGCCTTCCTGCGCGTGTGCAGCGGCAAATTCGAGCGCGACATGACGGTGCGCAACGTGCGCACCGGGAAGGACGTGCGTCTCACCCGCGCGATGAAGCTGTTCGCCTCCGACCGAGAATCGGTCGACGTCGCGTTCGCCGGCGACGTCGTGGGGCTCGCGAACCCCGGCGTCTTCGCGATCGGCGACACGCTCGCCGAGGGCGACGGCGTGCGTTTCGAACCGATCCCCGCGTACGAGCCGGAACATTTCGCGCTGGTGCGCAGTATCGACACGGCGAGCTACAAGTCGTTTCAGAAAGGGATCGCGCAGCTGCGCGAGGAGGGCGCGATCCAGGTCTTCTATCCATTCGGGCAGACGCGGATCGAGCCGATCCTCGCCGCAGTCGGCGCCCTGCAGTTCGAAGTCGTGAAGTATCGCTTGGAGTCGGAGTACAACGTGAAGACCGCGTTCCAGACGTTGCCGTACACCACGGCGCGCCGTGTCGCCGGCGACAATCCCGGCGCCGCGACGCTCGGGTCGAGCGCGCGGCTCGTCGAGGACTGGGACGGCAAACCGATCGCGCTGTTCGAGAGCGAGTGGGGGATCGGTCTGGTCCAGCAGTGGAATCCCGGGCTGCGCTTCGAGGCGTTCGGCGCGCGCGAACTCGCCGAGGTGGGCGCGTGA
- a CDS encoding alanine racemase, which produces MSPEIRLDGPTLRANAAAFAALGAPVAAVVKRDGYGWGARALARELDDVVESYVVADDVELAALRPATGRPIRLLADAPPGMLARILDLGGIPNVSTAGAVAEARVEAARRGPFAVRVGIVDSSLWAAIRAPDAGAFAASLAGAGLAVELWTHVTSPARAGTILREFAAARRAFEDAGVPVASVDAASTASAAAPIAFDRLRIGAGLFGARMGCGVAVRCAIRVHAPVVRRLVPGSTSWAGYGDVPLPPHLSAVVLRCGYGDGFPKALAGTADILSVGMQYTARATSDGNDPQVLVGADDDVDTLAARAGISPHEFVIGFACT; this is translated from the coding sequence TTGAGTCCCGAGATTCGGCTCGACGGCCCGACGCTGCGCGCCAACGCCGCCGCGTTCGCGGCGCTCGGCGCGCCGGTCGCCGCGGTCGTGAAGCGCGACGGCTACGGCTGGGGAGCGCGTGCGCTCGCTCGCGAGCTCGACGACGTCGTGGAATCGTACGTCGTCGCCGACGACGTGGAACTCGCTGCGCTCCGGCCGGCGACCGGTCGTCCGATCCGTCTCCTCGCCGACGCGCCGCCGGGGATGCTGGCCCGGATCCTCGACTTGGGCGGGATCCCCAACGTGAGCACCGCCGGCGCGGTCGCCGAGGCGCGTGTCGAAGCCGCGCGGCGCGGCCCGTTCGCGGTCCGGGTCGGGATCGTGGACAGCAGCCTGTGGGCGGCGATCCGCGCGCCCGACGCGGGAGCGTTCGCCGCCTCGCTCGCGGGCGCAGGCCTCGCGGTGGAGCTGTGGACGCACGTCACCTCGCCCGCGCGCGCCGGCACGATCCTGCGCGAGTTCGCCGCCGCGCGCCGGGCCTTCGAGGACGCCGGCGTCCCGGTCGCGTCGGTTGACGCCGCGAGCACGGCGTCGGCCGCGGCGCCGATCGCGTTCGACCGTCTGCGGATCGGGGCCGGGCTGTTCGGCGCGCGGATGGGCTGCGGGGTCGCGGTCCGGTGCGCGATCCGCGTGCACGCGCCGGTCGTGCGCCGGCTTGTGCCCGGGAGCACGAGTTGGGCGGGCTACGGCGACGTCCCGCTGCCGCCGCATCTTTCGGCCGTCGTCCTGCGTTGCGGTTACGGTGACGGATTCCCGAAAGCGCTGGCCGGGACTGCCGATATCCTTTCGGTAGGTATGCAGTACACCGCGCGGGCAACGTCCGACGGAAACGACCCGCAGGTGCTCGTCGGCGCCGACGACGACGTCGATACGCTTGCCGCCCGCGCGGGGATCAGCCCGCACGAGTTCGTGATAGGTTTTGCTTGCACATGA